From Pyxicephalus adspersus chromosome 7, UCB_Pads_2.0, whole genome shotgun sequence, a single genomic window includes:
- the COQ7 gene encoding 5-demethoxyubiquinone hydroxylase, mitochondrial, translating into MADDVRERRQTVTGFDRGRVMDRAAVLGMRQLCSGLRVISGGKRQCCLPVYMVPARQCSSRVHTDDGDKALLDRVIRVDHAGEYGANRIYAGQMAVLGRSSVGPIIQHMWNQEKVHLKTFTELMVANRVRPTILLPFWNVAGFVLGAGTALLGKNGAMACTVAVEETISNHYNNQIRTLMERDPEKHKELLQTIKKFRDEEMEHHDTGLEHDAELAPAYLVLKTFIQAGCRAAVYLSERV; encoded by the exons ATGGCTGATGATGTCAGAGAAAGGCGACAAACAGTGACAGGGTTTGACAGAGGTCGTGTTATGGACAGGGCTGCGGTGCTTGGGATGCGGCAGTTGTGCTCCGGTCTCCGGGTGATATCAG GTGGAAAGCGACAATGCTGCCTACCAGTGTATATGGTACCAGCCAGACAGTGCAGCTCAAGAGTCCACACAGATGATGGAGATAAAGCTTTGCTGGATCGAGTAATAAGAGTGGATCACGCTGGAGAATATGGAGCAAATCGTATCTATGCTGGGCAAATGGCCGTTTTGGGCAGATCATCTGTAGGACCTATCATTCAG CATATGTGGAATCAGGAGAAAGTTCATTTGAAAACGTTTACTGAGCTAATGGTTGCAAACAGGGTCCGGCCTACCATACTTCTGCCATTTTGGAATGTGGCTGGATTTGTTCTAG GTGCTGGTACAGCTCTGCTGGGGAAGAATGGTGCAATGGCTTGTACAGTGGCTGTAGAAGAGACTATATCAAATCACTATAACAATCAAATCAGAACTCTTATGGAAAGAGATCCTGAAAAGCACAAAGAATTACTACAG ACAATAAAAAAGTTTCGGGATGAAGAAATGGAACATCATGATACAGGGCTGGAACATGACGCAGAACTG GCTCCAGCCTATTTGGTGCTGAAGACTTTTATACAAGCCGGATGCCGAGCAGCTGTCTATTTATCTGAGCGTGTCTAA